One stretch of Saccharomonospora xinjiangensis XJ-54 DNA includes these proteins:
- the nucS gene encoding endonuclease NucS, whose translation MRLVIARCQVDYAGRLTAHLPMATRLLLVKADGSVSVHSDDRAYKPLNWMSPPCWLIEDGNLWIVENKAGEKLVVTIDTVIDEVEHDLGAEPGLVKDGVEAHLQELLAEHITTLGDGYTLVRREYMTAIGPVDILARDAEGGSVAVEIKRRGEIDGVEQLTRYLELLNRDPLLAPVRGVFAAQQIKPQARTLAEDRGIRCVTLDYDRLRGIESNDLTLF comes from the coding sequence GTGCGCTTAGTGATCGCCCGGTGCCAGGTGGACTATGCTGGCCGCCTCACGGCCCATCTGCCGATGGCCACCCGCCTGCTGCTCGTCAAGGCCGACGGATCGGTGTCGGTGCATTCCGACGACCGCGCCTACAAGCCGTTGAACTGGATGAGCCCGCCGTGCTGGCTCATCGAGGACGGCAATCTGTGGATCGTCGAGAACAAGGCGGGCGAGAAGCTCGTCGTCACCATCGACACGGTGATCGACGAGGTGGAGCACGACCTCGGTGCCGAACCGGGGCTGGTGAAGGACGGAGTCGAGGCTCACCTTCAGGAACTTCTCGCCGAGCACATCACCACGCTCGGCGACGGCTACACACTCGTGCGGCGGGAGTACATGACCGCCATCGGCCCCGTGGACATCCTCGCGCGCGACGCCGAGGGCGGCTCTGTGGCTGTGGAGATCAAGCGGCGTGGTGAGATCGACGGGGTCGAACAGCTGACCCGGTATCTGGAGTTGCTGAACCGTGATCCGCTGCTCGCGCCGGTGCGGGGAGTGTTCGCGGCCCAGCAGATCAAGCCGCAGGCCCGCACGCTCGCGGAGGACCGGGGAATCCGGTGCGTGACCTTGGACTACGACAGGCTTCGCGGTATCGAGAGCAACGACCTCACGCTGTTCTGA
- the dhaK gene encoding dihydroxyacetone kinase subunit DhaK, protein MKKIINDPATVVADSLAGLAAAHADLVRVDYDPNIVVRADSPARGVSVISGGGSGHEPLHVGFVGPGMLHGAVPGAVFTSPTPDAVQAAISATTGDAGALLVVKNYTGDVLNFETAAELASAEGLDVRTVVIDDDVAVADSTFTAGRRGVGGTVLLEKIVGAAAERGDDLDTVEGLARGVVERVRSIGVALTAPTVPHVGEPSFDLGAGEVEFGIGIHGEPGRERIGIEPASALVERMVSAVAEDFPLERGDDVLLFTNSMGGTPLLEVYLAHGIAERLLAERGVNVVRRLVGPYITSLEMQGISLTVLRMDDRLTELWDAPVRTPALRWGM, encoded by the coding sequence GTGAAGAAGATCATCAATGATCCGGCGACGGTGGTCGCCGATTCGCTGGCGGGTCTCGCCGCCGCGCATGCCGATCTCGTGCGAGTGGACTACGACCCGAACATCGTCGTCCGTGCCGACTCACCGGCTCGCGGGGTGTCGGTGATCTCCGGTGGAGGCTCGGGTCACGAGCCGCTGCACGTGGGCTTCGTCGGTCCCGGAATGCTGCACGGTGCCGTTCCCGGCGCGGTGTTCACCTCACCGACGCCCGACGCGGTCCAGGCCGCGATCTCGGCCACCACGGGTGACGCAGGCGCGCTGCTCGTGGTGAAGAACTACACCGGCGACGTGCTGAACTTCGAGACCGCGGCCGAACTGGCCTCCGCGGAGGGGCTCGACGTGCGCACGGTCGTCATCGACGACGACGTCGCCGTGGCCGACTCGACGTTCACCGCGGGGCGCCGCGGTGTCGGTGGCACCGTGCTTCTCGAGAAGATCGTCGGTGCCGCCGCCGAACGGGGTGACGACCTCGACACGGTGGAAGGGCTCGCCCGCGGCGTGGTGGAGCGGGTGCGCTCCATCGGTGTGGCGTTGACGGCGCCGACCGTGCCCCATGTCGGTGAGCCCAGCTTCGACCTCGGGGCGGGCGAGGTGGAGTTCGGCATCGGCATCCACGGGGAGCCCGGCCGCGAACGGATCGGCATCGAGCCCGCTTCCGCGCTCGTCGAGCGAATGGTGTCGGCGGTCGCGGAGGACTTTCCGCTGGAACGCGGTGACGATGTCCTGCTGTTCACGAACTCCATGGGCGGCACACCGCTGCTGGAGGTGTATCTCGCACACGGCATCGCCGAGCGGCTGCTTGCCGAGCGAGGTGTGAACGTGGTGCGCAGGCTCGTCGGCCCGTACATCACAAGCCTCGAGATGCAGGGCATCAGCCTGACGGTTCTGCGGATGGACGACCGGCTGACCGAACTGTGGGACGCTCCCGTGAGGACTCCCGCCCTGCGCTGGGGAATGTGA
- the dhaL gene encoding dihydroxyacetone kinase subunit DhaL, whose translation MACTTNDVVTALRAAAATVAEHRVELTDLDRPIGDADHGENMHRGFTALTAALDGAVPETPGAVLKLVATTLISKVGGAAGPLYGTAFLRAATAVGQAPELDTAAVVAALRAGLDGVVARGKAEVGDATMVDALARAVEAAEAATSDGVAAVLTAAADAADEGANSTIPLVARKGRASYLGERSIGHLDPGARSTALLLRAFAEAR comes from the coding sequence ATGGCCTGCACCACGAACGACGTCGTAACCGCCCTGCGCGCGGCGGCGGCCACCGTCGCCGAACACAGGGTCGAGTTGACCGACCTCGACCGGCCCATCGGCGACGCCGACCACGGGGAGAACATGCACCGGGGTTTCACCGCGTTGACCGCGGCCCTCGACGGCGCGGTGCCGGAGACACCAGGGGCGGTACTGAAGCTGGTGGCCACCACACTCATCTCGAAAGTGGGCGGCGCAGCGGGGCCGCTCTACGGCACGGCGTTCCTGCGAGCCGCCACGGCGGTGGGGCAGGCGCCCGAGCTGGACACCGCCGCCGTGGTCGCCGCGTTGCGGGCGGGGCTCGACGGTGTCGTGGCCAGGGGCAAGGCCGAGGTCGGTGACGCCACGATGGTGGACGCGCTCGCCCGTGCGGTCGAGGCCGCCGAAGCCGCCACGAGCGACGGCGTCGCGGCCGTGCTGACGGCCGCTGCCGACGCGGCCGACGAGGGGGCGAACTCCACGATCCCGCTCGTGGCGAGAAAGGGAAGGGCCTCCTACCTCGGGGAACGCAGTATCGGGCACCTCGACCCCGGCGCGCGTTCCACAGCCCTGCTGCTGCGGGCTTTCGCGGAGGCGCGATGA
- the dhaM gene encoding dihydroxyacetone kinase phosphoryl donor subunit DhaM produces MRVGLVVVSHSAKLAEGIAEVAEQMAPDVTVVPAGGGPDGGIGTDYDAVAAAVERANSGSGAVVLYDLGSAQMTAEMVVEALDDPGAAVVVDAPLVEGTVAAAVAAQGGADRAGVAQAAAEAGGAAGAAAASAAPAAAEAGALRTEFVLDNEAGLHARPAALLVRAIAGVDADVRIRFGDDEADGHSVLAIMSLGARKGDRVGVEAAGPQAQEAIERIEALARRHFDEG; encoded by the coding sequence ATGAGGGTCGGTCTTGTGGTGGTGTCGCACAGCGCCAAACTCGCCGAGGGGATCGCCGAGGTCGCCGAGCAGATGGCTCCCGACGTCACGGTGGTGCCTGCGGGCGGAGGACCGGACGGCGGGATCGGCACCGACTACGACGCGGTGGCCGCAGCCGTTGAGCGGGCGAACAGCGGTTCGGGAGCCGTGGTGCTGTACGACCTCGGCAGCGCCCAGATGACGGCCGAGATGGTGGTGGAGGCTCTCGACGATCCCGGGGCCGCCGTGGTCGTGGACGCACCGCTCGTGGAGGGAACGGTGGCGGCGGCGGTGGCGGCACAGGGTGGTGCCGACCGCGCGGGCGTCGCGCAGGCTGCCGCCGAAGCAGGCGGAGCAGCAGGGGCAGCCGCCGCGTCTGCCGCTCCTGCGGCTGCCGAGGCGGGCGCCCTGCGAACGGAGTTCGTACTGGACAACGAGGCCGGGCTGCATGCGCGGCCCGCGGCGTTGCTGGTGAGGGCCATCGCCGGGGTAGACGCCGACGTCCGTATACGGTTCGGTGACGACGAGGCCGACGGGCACAGCGTTCTGGCGATCATGTCCCTGGGCGCGCGCAAGGGTGACCGCGTCGGTGTGGAGGCCGCGGGGCCGCAGGCGCAGGAAGCGATCGAACGGATCGAAGCGCTGGCGCGACGACATTTCGACGAGGGCTGA
- a CDS encoding FmdB family zinc ribbon protein: MPTYAYRCRVCADSFELNRPMSESGAPASCPQGHDDTVKLLTTVALTGSAQAPAPAGGGGCRGGACGCG, translated from the coding sequence ATGCCAACCTACGCCTACCGCTGCCGCGTGTGTGCGGATTCCTTCGAACTCAACCGTCCGATGAGCGAGTCCGGTGCGCCCGCGTCCTGCCCGCAAGGACACGACGACACAGTGAAGCTGCTGACCACGGTGGCCTTGACCGGCTCGGCGCAGGCTCCCGCCCCGGCCGGCGGCGGTGGCTGCCGCGGAGGCGCCTGCGGCTGCGGCTGA